The stretch of DNA agcatcagctgtttttaaatgtgctttataaagaTTGAATTACTGTAATTCTGACTTGTAAAAGCATTAGTCTGCGTCTTAATGTGCATACTCTCCATGCTGAAtatgtgacattagtaattTTGCACGGAATCTCTAGACAGATTTCTGGGGGTCTTTGTGGAAAGAAATTAAGTAATTTTGGCCTTCATGTTGATGCATGTGCTGTGTCTTCCTCAGAGAAGCCCagttgagggaaaaaaaaaaaaaaaaaaaaaaaaaaaaaaatttaagtgcTCCATTTTCAAGCACTAATTTTTGTACATAAGTACTAAAGGATTTAGTATTAAGATAATTTTAAGAACATCtgagtgtactcaactgtgctattgggataccatgaaatatgaacttaaaaTGTACCATCTCAGTATTTAAGATTACTactagtacactatgggttcaaatatACCATTAGTATCTAAATGTTTAGAATACtgagtatattaaaagcacatttaagttcatatttcatggagTCTCAAATCGCAGTCAAGTACACTTAGGTGCCCTGAAGTACTAAAGAATTAGTACATaatgtacaaaattagtgcgcaAAAATAGACCACTTTAAGTACATTGAAATGTACTGTTTTTCACCTGGGAAATTAGTGTGCCTGACTGTATCCTCTGCCTTTTATCTCAGGAGTGACATCTCCACAAGAGGGAATCATGTTGCTCACTTGTTGCCACTTCAGTGGTATAACCAGAAGGCAAATTTAAACCCTTACCTAAGGGTTtcaattttgtgattttttttttttttttttggcaaaaccACAATGGAGCAGCAGTTTttggtacaaaaaaaaaaaaaaaaaaaaaaaaaaaaaggcagaaaGACACTTCACCAAACATGATTTATTTGTTGATAACACTACGACTGACATCCGATGTGTCCTATACCATCGTGCCCATGACCGCTTCCACGTCCACGTCCAAGGACTTTTCCTAGGAGGTGTCCTAGGAAGCCTCCTAGACCTATTTTGTGTTTGCCGTGGCCATCACCTTGATTGGGAGGTTGAGGACAGCTCCCGCCACACACTGGAGGCTGGGGCGGCTCGGCGGCAGGCTTCACAGGAGGCTTGGGCGGCTCGGCGGCAGGCTTCACAGGAGGCTTGGGCGGCTCGGCGGCAGGCTTCACAGGAGGCTTGGGCGGCTCGGcggcaggcttcactggaggcttgggcggctcggcggcaggcttcactggaggcttgggcggctcggcggcaggcttcactggaggcttgggcggctcggcggcaggcttcactggaggcttcactggaggcttgggTGGCTCGGCGGCAGGCTTCACTGTATGGATACAGATAATCAGATAATAACACAGAGGCAGGAATAGCAAGTCTTACAGTATTTTGAGCAACTCCctttattaattttgtaaagCCATCCTGTGCTTGAAACAGTGTTATGGGCTGAATTCAGGTACTTTTGTcatggaaaatatatatatatataaaagctgCTGACTCAAATACTACATAACGTACAGTACAA from Chanodichthys erythropterus isolate Z2021 chromosome 8, ASM2448905v1, whole genome shotgun sequence encodes:
- the LOC137024322 gene encoding uncharacterized protein, coding for MTARVYCLSAVFLCLSACLSTTDAGVANPEECPCKACGAEKSVKPAAEPPKPPVKPPVKPAAEPPKPPVKPAAEPPKPPVKPAAEPPKPPVKPAAEPPKPPVKPAAEPPKPPVKPAAEPPKPPVKPAAEPPQPPVCGGSCPQPPNQGDGHGKHKIGLGGFLGHLLGKVLGRGRGSGHGHDGIGHIGCQS